The window ATTGCTTGTTTGGATTTTCTAAGCTTTCATCAACTTCCCAACCTTTAACCAAACGGAAAGCATTCCATATTTTGTTGGAGAAGTTACGTCCTTGTTCACAGTAACTTTCATCGAACATTAAATCGTTACCAGCTGGCGACGACATAAGCATTCCAACCCGAACTGCATCGGCGCCATATTTTTCAATCAATCCAATCGGATCAGGAGAATTACCTAGCGATTTAGACATTTTGCGACCTAATTTATCGCGAACAATACCTGTTAAGTAAACATTTGTAAATGGCTTTTTGCCCATAAACTCATGTCCAGCCATGATCATTCGGGCCACCCAGAAAAATAAAATTTCAGGAGCGGTAACCAAATCATTCGTCGGGTAGTAGTAATTAATGTCTTTATTATTAGGGTCTTTAAAACCATCGAATACGGAGATTGGCCATAACCATGAAGAAAACCATGTATCCATTACATCTTCATCTTGCCTTAAAAAAGGTTCTAACTGATGTTTAAATCCAGCTTTTTCGGTTTCAGAACAGTTATCATCTAAATGTTTTTTCTTCCAAAATTCTTCTAACGCTTCATCCTTAGTTTTGGCAACTACCCAATTACCTTTGTCATCGTACCAAGCCGGAATTTGTTGTCCCCACCAAAGCTGACGAGATATGTTCCAATCGCGAACATTTTCCATCCAATGGCGATAGGTATTTTCAAATTTATTCGGAATTAGGTTTACTTCTTTATTTAAAATATCATCTAGCGCAGGTTTCGCCATTTCTTTCATCTTCACAAACCATTGCATCGAAAGTTTCGGTTCGATAACAGCATCCGTACGTTCGGAAAAACCAACTTGCGATTTATAATCCTCAACCTTTTCTAAATGGCCAGCTTCTTCCAGCATTTTGGCGATTTTTTTACGGGCTACAAACCTATCCTCGCCAACTAAAATTACGGCCAACTCATTTAAAGTTCCATCATCATTTAAAATATCAGTAACAGGCAAATTGTGTTTAACACCTAATTCATAATCGTTCAAATCATGTGCTGGTGTAACTTTTAAACAACCGGTTCCAAATTCAATATCTACATATTCATCCTCAATTACTGGAATTTCATGATTAACCAAAGGCACAAATACCTTTTTGTCTCTTAAATGTGCAAAGCGTTCATCATTCGGATTAATACAAATTGCAGCATCGGCCATAATCGTTTCCGGCCTTGTGGTCGCCACCGTTAAGTATTCCGGCTCGTCTTGATTCTTGCTATCTGATTCTTGATTCTTGCTGCTTACTACCTGATACTTAATGTAATATAACTTTTGATTCACTTCCTTGCGGATCACTTCTTCATCAGAAACAGCCGTTTTACCGGCCGGATCCCAGTTTACCATACGGATGCCACGATAAATCCATCCTTTTTTATGCAAGTGGATAAACGAATCGATTACTGCTGCAGAAAGGTCTTCTTCCATAGTGAAACGCGTACGATCCCAATCGCAACTTGCACCTAGTTTCTTTAATTGCTCTAAAATAATACCGCCGTATTTCTCTTTCCATTCCCAGGCATATTTCAAAAATTCTTCACGGGAAAGGTCTTTTTTATTGATGCCTTGTTCCTTCAGCATGGCTACAACTTTCGCTTCTGTTGCAATAGATGCATGGTCTGTTCCGGGAACCCAACATGCATTTTTACCCTGCATGCGAGCTTTACGAATCAAAACATCCTGAATGGTATTGTTTAACATATGCCCCATGTGCAGCACTCCAGTTACATTTGGCGGTGGAATTACAATAGTGTAAGGCTCACGTTCATCAGGTTCTGAGTGAAAAAATTTCTTTGATAGCCAATAGCTATACCATTTATCTTCGGTTTCTGCAGGATTATAATGTGTGGATATGCTCATGAAAAATTATTCAGTATCAATTTGAGTGGCAAAAATACGCTTTTAAGGGCAAAATTTAAAGTAGAAATCTTTAAACGCCAAATACGAACATTTAAAATGAGCGGTCTTAATTCGCTAATGATTTAACGCAATATATGAACACCAACCAAAAACGGCCGTCATTCCCTATTTTATAGGGAATCTTAAAGCGGTAGCTTAACAAATAGCTTTAAGATTCCCGCCTTCGCGAGAATGACTACCGGTTGTGTATGGAGGTGAACAGGGTATACGAATGCTAAACAAGAATGGCCTTAATTCCCTAACGATTTAAACGCCATATAACACACAAAACATGAACGGCCGTCATTCCCTATTTTATAGGGAATCTTAAAGCGGTGGATTAACAAAAAGCTTTAAGATTCCCGCTTTCGCGAGAATGACGATCGGTTTTGTATGGAGGTGAACAGGGTATACGAACACTTAATATGAACGGCCGTCATTCATTAACGAATTCAACGCTATATAAAACGTTATCCAAAAAGGGTAGTCATTCTCTATTTTGTAGGGAATCTTAAAGCGGTAGATTAACAAAAGGCTTTAAGATTCCCGCCTTCGAGAGAATGACGACCGGTTTTGTATGGAGGTGAATAGGGTATACGAACATTTAACATGAACGTCCGTCATTCCCTATTTTGTAGGGAATCTTAAAGCGGTAGCTTAACAAATAGCTTTAAGATTCCCGCCTTCGCGAGAATGACGATTGGTTTTGTATGGAGGCAAATATCTTGTATATAGGCAAACACCATATACGAACACTAAACATGAACGGTCGTTAGTCACTAATAAGGCAAACATCATATACGAACGAAGAGTATGCAACATTTCCATTATCATCTCAAAAAAGCCTTTCTATTTCTTAATTTAGCCTATCAAATAAGCAAATCAACCTATTATGAATAAAAAACTACTATTACCAACGTTACTTTTGTTTACTTCTTCTTTTGCTTTTGCGCAAGACAAGAAATTAATCGACAATATTGTTAAAGAAGTAAATGAAAACTCGCAGTTAGAAAAACTGGCGCACGAGCTTCTGGATGTTGTAGGACCGCGTTTAGTGGGTTCTCCGCAAATGAAACAAGCAAACGATTGGGCAGTAAAAAAATACAGCACATGGGGAATCTCAGCCAAAAATGAAAAATGGGGCGAATGGCGAGGATGGGAAAGGGGAGTATCTCATATTGATTTAATTAGTCCGAGATTAAGAACTTTAGAAGGCACACAATTGGCTTGGAGTCCATCAACAAATGGAAAAGCAATCAATGCCGAAGCCATAGTTTTACCTGCAATTACAGATTCTGTTTCCTTCCAAAAATGGTTACCAACGGTTAAAGGTAAACTGGTTTTGATATCAATGAATCAACTTTCTGGCCGTCCAGAGAAAAACTGGGAAGAGTTTGCGACAAAAGATTTATTCGAAAAGTATAAAAAGCAAAAAGCTGATGCTGCAAAAGCTTGGGCTGAAGGCATGACAAAGACTGGCTTAACCGCTAAGAATTTAGCTTTAGCCATCGAAAATGCAGGCGCAGCAGGTATAATTATTAATAATTGGTCGCAAGGTTTTGGAGTTGACAAAATCTTTGGCGCTAATACTACGAAAATTCCAACTGTAGATTTATCAGTAGAAGATTATGGGTTAGTATATCGTTTGGCTATAAATGGCGACAAGCCAAAACTTAAAATCGAAGCTGAATCTAAAGAATTGGGCGTGGTACCAACCTTTAATACGCTTGCAGAAATTAAAGGCAAGCAAAAACCGAATGAATATGTAATGTTATCTGCTCACTTCGATTCGTGGGATGGTGCCAGTGGCGCTACCGATAACGGTTCGGGTACCATCTTAATGATGGAGGCTATGCGTATTTTGAAAAAATTCTATCCAAATCCTAAACGTACTATTTTGGTTGGGCATTGGGGAAGTGAAGAACAAGGTTTGAACGGCTCAAGAGCTTTTGTTGAAGATCATCCAGAGATTGTAAGCAATTTACAAGCCTTATTTAACCAAGATAATGGAACTGGTAGGGTAGTTAATATTGGCGGACAAGGGTTTGCGAAATCAAAAGATTACATTACCCGTTGGTTGGCTGCAGTTCCTGATACCATTAAAAACCAAGTAAAAACTAGTTTCCCAGGTATGCCAGGTGCTGGAGGTTCAGACTTTGCATCATTCGTTGCTGCGGGCGCCCTGGGTTATTCGCTAGGTGCTACCAGCTGGGATTATGGTACTTATACGTGGCATACCAATCGTGATAGCTATGATAAATTGGTTTTTGATGAGATAAAAAGCAATGTAATATTAACAGCAATTATGGTTTATATGGCTTGTGAAGATGCAGAAAAAACCTCAACAACGAAAGCAACCGATTTACCGGTTAATGAGCGTACAGGAAAGCCTGCTGCTTGGCCTGAACAAAGAAAAGCAACTCGTAAAGGCGGTTTGTAGTTAATAAAATTCAATTATTTAAGGGAGCATTTGGAAACGATTGCTCCCTTTTTTGGTTTGTTAGAAGTTTTAGCAGTGATAATTAATGGTGTTCGTTTTTCTTCAAGTTTAATTTTTAATGCTTTAAGATTCCTGCCTTCGCGAGAATGACGACCGGTTGTGTATGGAGGTGAGCAGGATATACGAAGACTTAATATCATTGTCGTCTTTCATTAACGAAATCAGCGCTATATAAAAACGTTATCTAAAAACGGCCGTCATTCCCTATTTTGTAGGGAATCTTAAAGCGGTAGATTAACAAAAAGCTTTAAGATTCCCCCTTTCGCAAGAATGACGACCGATTGTGTAAGGAAGTGAGCAGGATATACGAACACTTAATATGAGTGTCGTCTTCAATTAACAAATTCAGCGCTATATAAAAACGTCACCCAAAAACGGCCGACATTCCCTATTTTATAGGGAATCTTAAAGCGGTAGATTAGCTTATAGCTTTAAGATTCCCGCTTTCGCGAGAATGACGACCGATTGTGTAAGGAAGTGAGCAGGATATACGAACACTTAATATGATTGTCGTCTTTCATTTACAAATTAAACGCCTAATAAAAACGTCATCCAAAAACGGCCGTCATTCCCTATTTTGTAGGGAATCTTAAAGCGGTAGATCAACCAAAAGCTTTAAGATTCCCGCATTCGCGAGAATGACGACCAGTTGTGTATGGAAGTGATCAGGATATACGAACACTTAATATGATTGTCGTCTTTCATTAACAATTTAAACGCCTAATAAAAACGTCATCCAAAAACGGCCGTCATTCCCTATTTTGTAGGGAATCTTAAAGCGGTAGATTAGCATATAGCTTTAAGATTCCCGCATTTGCGAGAATGACGACCATTAATATATATATATATTATCTTTTCTGTATCTCGAAAAAACAATTATCCTGTATAACTTATGGTTTAACAACTTCTATAGGCTGCTCAGAAACTCAACGAAATGAGTCAAGATCGGAGTTTTGAGAGTGCTGATCGGAGCTTTGAGCACCGAAGTCAGAGCTTTAGGTATCCTGCATGTAGGCTTGAGCATCCTGAACCTTGCTCTGAGCATCCTGAACCTAGCTTTAAGCATCCTTCAGGTAGGCTTGGGCATCCTAGACCTAGCTTTGGGCATGCTGCAGGTAGGCTAGAGCATCCTAATCGGAACTTTGAAGCGCAATTAGCCCTTTACTCATTAAAACGAAACAATAAAAAAAACGATCACGACCAGGCACTTAGATAATGGAGCAGTATTCTACTCTTCCTTCTGCTGAAACTTATAAAACAAGTATCCTAAAAACGGCAAGATTAATACACTACCTAACAAAAGTGCTAATCCCAAACTATAAATTGTTTTTTCTGGTCCGATGCTATTAAATAATGAAATTGTATCGCCACCTTTTAACCTAATAAAATTTGGAAAGTGCGCATAGCTAATGGCTAGTAAAATCATAGAAACTTGGAAACCAGCCAATACACGTAGAATTTTCGTCTTCCCTTTTATCAATAAATACCATAATAATACAAGTGAGATACTGGCTAAAATAATGGCCGATAAACCTACAGAATTTTTAAAAACCCAGTTATATAAAGGAATTTCATCACGCTGTGCGGCAATAAAAACCATGGCACCAAAAACAACGGCAGCGATGTTCATAAATTCTGCTTTCTTTATAAAACGGCGTTTGTCAATTAAATCTTCAGTCTCACCAATAAGATAAATGGCAGCGAGAAAACCGCAAAGCGCAACCGTAAATAAGCCTACTGAAATAGAAAACCAATTAAGCCAACTGGAAATGTATGCCGTTACAAAATCGTTTGCCTTCGGATCGATGTGACCAGAAATGACGCTTCCGGCAATAATGCCTAAAAATAATGGTGTAATGAAGCTAGAATACACAAAAATTTTATTGTAAACCTCTTGCATATTATCTTTAACCGCATCGTAATGACGAAAAACGAAAGCTGTTCCTCTGGCAATAATACCAATTAGCATGATGAGTAGAGGAATATGCAAATAGACTGACATGGTTGTATAAATGTGAGGGAAACCGACAAATAAAATCACTATAGCGATGATTAGCCACATGTGATTTGCCTCCCAAACTGGTCCTATAGCCTGATACATGGTGTTCCTGGTTTTACTTCGATTTTTTGCTGAGGTAAAAAGCTCAATAATTCCAGCTCCAAAATCTGCCCCACCTAATAGAAAGTAAAGCAAAATTCCTAAACATAAAAAAGCGATTACAACATATTCCATAATATTAAACGATTACACCTGCGGGATGATTACACTGATTCTTCCTTCGGGATGATTGCACAGATTTAAATGATTACACTGATTATTTCCTTCGGATGATTACACTGGTTTTTCCTTCGGGATGATTGCATAGATTTAAATGATTACACTGACAATACTTGTCTATTCCCTTTTCTCTATTTCCTATTCTCTAATTTCCTATTTCCCATTCCTCTATTTCCCTAATTTCTTATCATAAACAACCGGAACCATTTTAATTTGTCTATAAAGCAGAAAGGTTACGATCA is drawn from Pedobacter mucosus and contains these coding sequences:
- a CDS encoding valine--tRNA ligase, yielding MSISTHYNPAETEDKWYSYWLSKKFFHSEPDEREPYTIVIPPPNVTGVLHMGHMLNNTIQDVLIRKARMQGKNACWVPGTDHASIATEAKVVAMLKEQGINKKDLSREEFLKYAWEWKEKYGGIILEQLKKLGASCDWDRTRFTMEEDLSAAVIDSFIHLHKKGWIYRGIRMVNWDPAGKTAVSDEEVIRKEVNQKLYYIKYQVVSSKNQESDSKNQDEPEYLTVATTRPETIMADAAICINPNDERFAHLRDKKVFVPLVNHEIPVIEDEYVDIEFGTGCLKVTPAHDLNDYELGVKHNLPVTDILNDDGTLNELAVILVGEDRFVARKKIAKMLEEAGHLEKVEDYKSQVGFSERTDAVIEPKLSMQWFVKMKEMAKPALDDILNKEVNLIPNKFENTYRHWMENVRDWNISRQLWWGQQIPAWYDDKGNWVVAKTKDEALEEFWKKKHLDDNCSETEKAGFKHQLEPFLRQDEDVMDTWFSSWLWPISVFDGFKDPNNKDINYYYPTNDLVTAPEILFFWVARMIMAGHEFMGKKPFTNVYLTGIVRDKLGRKMSKSLGNSPDPIGLIEKYGADAVRVGMLMSSPAGNDLMFDESYCEQGRNFSNKIWNAFRLVKGWEVDESLENPNKQSILWFENRFNEALVEIEANFKQYRLSEALMITYKLVWDDFCAWYLEMVKPAYQQPIDAESYQATIGFFENIIKLLHPNMPFLTEELWHDDLFAERGEMDCCIVAEYPNGGAIDDKLLKDAEVIKTVIAEIRNVRNQKQISPKEALPLSLKVNSDLDYQRWLNIVYKLANVSKAEMVTDKIVGAIAFMAGKDEFFIPLTENIDVDAERIRLNADLVYLRGFLKSVDAKLSNERFVQNAKPEIITNERNKKADAEAKIKIIEESLVMLG
- a CDS encoding M20/M25/M40 family metallo-hydrolase is translated as MNKKLLLPTLLLFTSSFAFAQDKKLIDNIVKEVNENSQLEKLAHELLDVVGPRLVGSPQMKQANDWAVKKYSTWGISAKNEKWGEWRGWERGVSHIDLISPRLRTLEGTQLAWSPSTNGKAINAEAIVLPAITDSVSFQKWLPTVKGKLVLISMNQLSGRPEKNWEEFATKDLFEKYKKQKADAAKAWAEGMTKTGLTAKNLALAIENAGAAGIIINNWSQGFGVDKIFGANTTKIPTVDLSVEDYGLVYRLAINGDKPKLKIEAESKELGVVPTFNTLAEIKGKQKPNEYVMLSAHFDSWDGASGATDNGSGTILMMEAMRILKKFYPNPKRTILVGHWGSEEQGLNGSRAFVEDHPEIVSNLQALFNQDNGTGRVVNIGGQGFAKSKDYITRWLAAVPDTIKNQVKTSFPGMPGAGGSDFASFVAAGALGYSLGATSWDYGTYTWHTNRDSYDKLVFDEIKSNVILTAIMVYMACEDAEKTSTTKATDLPVNERTGKPAAWPEQRKATRKGGL
- a CDS encoding cytochrome d ubiquinol oxidase subunit II, with translation MEYVVIAFLCLGILLYFLLGGADFGAGIIELFTSAKNRSKTRNTMYQAIGPVWEANHMWLIIAIVILFVGFPHIYTTMSVYLHIPLLIMLIGIIARGTAFVFRHYDAVKDNMQEVYNKIFVYSSFITPLFLGIIAGSVISGHIDPKANDFVTAYISSWLNWFSISVGLFTVALCGFLAAIYLIGETEDLIDKRRFIKKAEFMNIAAVVFGAMVFIAAQRDEIPLYNWVFKNSVGLSAIILASISLVLLWYLLIKGKTKILRVLAGFQVSMILLAISYAHFPNFIRLKGGDTISLFNSIGPEKTIYSLGLALLLGSVLILPFLGYLFYKFQQKEE